Proteins from a genomic interval of Micromonospora sp. NBC_00389:
- a CDS encoding ABC transporter ATP-binding protein — translation MSVVLSLRQVSKVYGAGAAAVHALRAVDLDVVAGELVAVMGPSGSGKSTLLTIAGTLEEPTAGQVTVCGSDLSALSADATARLRRRSLGFVFQDLNLLAGLSAVENVALPLELDGMAVRPARAAALHVLDELGLTDRAGHFPDDLSGGERQRVAIARAVVGDRRLLLADEPTGALDAANGEAVLRMLRSACKRGIAGVMVTHDAQLASWADRVIFIRDGRVVDQTAPSAGPDALLTPDPTS, via the coding sequence ATGAGCGTCGTGCTGAGCCTGCGACAGGTGTCCAAGGTGTACGGGGCCGGCGCCGCCGCCGTACACGCCCTGCGCGCGGTCGACCTGGACGTGGTCGCCGGTGAACTGGTCGCGGTCATGGGTCCCAGTGGCTCGGGCAAGAGCACCCTGCTGACCATCGCGGGCACCCTGGAGGAGCCGACGGCCGGTCAGGTGACGGTGTGCGGGTCCGACCTCTCCGCGCTCTCCGCCGACGCCACCGCCCGGCTGCGTCGCCGGTCGCTCGGCTTCGTCTTCCAGGACCTGAACCTGCTCGCCGGCCTCTCCGCCGTCGAGAACGTGGCCCTGCCCCTGGAGCTGGACGGCATGGCCGTACGTCCGGCGCGCGCCGCCGCCCTGCACGTGCTCGACGAGCTGGGGCTGACCGACCGCGCCGGCCATTTCCCCGACGACCTCTCCGGCGGTGAGCGCCAACGGGTCGCCATCGCCCGGGCCGTGGTGGGGGACCGGCGGCTGCTGCTGGCCGACGAGCCGACCGGCGCCCTCGACGCCGCCAACGGCGAAGCCGTCCTGCGGATGCTCCGCTCGGCCTGCAAACGCGGCATCGCCGGAGTGATGGTCACCCACGACGCCCAGCTCGCGTCCTGGGCCGATCGAGTGATCTTCATTCGGGACGGCCGGGTGGTCGACCAGACCGCACCTTCGGCCGGCCCGGATGCCCTGCTCACCCCGGACCCGACGTCGTGA